From the Capnocytophaga sp. oral taxon 878 genome, the window AAGCAAACCATTACCGATTCACTTAACTCTCTTTTAGAAGAAGTAAAAGGCAAAAAAGAACAAAACTTAGTTGATACACTTGCTATACGTTCTATGGCAAAAGCCTCATATTCAACTAAAAATATAGGGCATTATGGCCTAGCTTTTGATTATTATACACATTTTACCTCACCTATACGCCGTTACCCCGATGTAATGGTACATAGGCTTTTACAACTGTATTTAGATAATGCTCCTTCACAAAATGAAGCCGAGTATGAAACAAAATGCAAACACTCATCACAGATGGAGAGTTTAGCAGCATCAGCCGAGCGTGATTCTATCAAGTATATGCAGGTAAAATATATGGAAGCCCATAAAAACCAGTATTTTGCTGGGGTTATATCAGGTGTTACCGAATGGGGCATTTATGTAGAACTCAATGAAAATAAGTGTGAAGGCTTAGTACGTGCTCGTGATTTAAAAGATGATTATTACACCTTTGATGAACAACAATACGCCTTGGTAGGGCAAGCTACAGGGCGTATGTACCAGTTAGGTGATGAGGTAACAGTACGTGTTAAAAACACCGATTTGATGAAAAAACAATTAGATTTTGAGCTTATTAGCACCGATGATTAATTATTGTAAATAGTTAATAACCAACAGAGTAGGGGAGAAGTATTAAAAACTTCTCCTCTTATTTTTTGTTAATAGTTGTTTTTTTATTACCTTTGCTGATTATAAAAAATATTTAGCTAAGATATATGTTTGCTGATATACTACTTGCTTTGCCATTGGGTTTGCTACTGGCTTTTACCATAGGTCCTGTATTCTTTGTATTGCTAGAAACAGCAATAACCAAGGGTTTCAGGGCAGCTGCTATTTTTGATGCAGGGGTAATATTAGCCGATGCTACTTTTATTGGCATAGTATATTTCACTACAAGTAGTATGCTTAGAGAAATTAAAGATGATCCTAAGCTATTTTTTGTGGGCGGACTTATAATGATAGCCTACGGACTTATTTCATTCATCAAGTTGAAGAAGGATTTTAGGAAGGTAATGGATAATAAGGAGAATGCCCACTTAGTAGTAGCTGAGAAGGTGAATTATCTAAGTCTGTTTATTAAAGGGTTTTTATTGAATTTTATCAATATAGGGGTATTGGGTTTTTGGCTTGGTATTATTATTGTTTTTGGTCCTAAGCTTGATATGAATGGTACCCGTATATTGTTATTTTTTACTTCTATATTGGTAGCCTATTTTGCTATTGATGTAATTAAAATACTGATAGCCAAGAGACTTAAGAACCGCTTAACAGCTTTCCACATATATAAAATTAAGCGAGGTATTAGTATAGTACTACTTATTTTTGGTATATTTTTGATATTACAAGCTTTCATACATTTAATTAATAGCAAATAAAAAAAAATAACAATTATCAATGAACAATTTTAACTGTTAATTGATAATTGTTATTTTTTTTGGTAGTGCTATTTGTTTTTATATTGTTGGTTAAGATATTCTAATACATCATTGGTAATATCTTTACTTTCACTTCCGTATAGTAGGTTACCGCTATCATTAGCGCCTATTATAAGGCTGTATCCTTTCTTCTTACCGTATTCACGTATATTTTTCTTCATTTTGGTAATAAGTGAATCTAGTTGTTTTTGGGTTTCGGCTTTTAGTTCTTGTTCTTCTTTGGTAAGTTTTTGTAGGAGTATTTCTCTTTTTTGGAATAAGCCATTGTATCTTTTTTTGCGAGTACTTTCAGGGAGGCTTTCGGCTTGCTTGTTAAAAGCCAATACTTCGGCTTGTAGTGCTTGTGATATACTATCGCGTTTTTTTTGGTAGTTGGTTACTTGTACATCAAGTTTTGCTTTGATGTCTATTTTTTCTTGATAGCCATTGATGAGTTTGGCATTATCTACATATCCTATTTTATCGGTACAGGCTGTAAGGCTGAGGGCAGTGATACTTGCGATGATGAGTTTTTTCATTTTTGAAAATCATTATTTTTATTCTGAGTGCAAAATTAGTAAAGTTTTGCGTATTAATAAAATTTTTCTGAGTTTTTGATTGTATAGTTATAATCTATACTTTTCATATAATTATATAAATTCTTCTTATTAAAAGTAACTTCATTACAGCCTTTTTTATAGCGTTTCTTTTAAAAGTAATATAAGAGTTCCAAGAGCATTGAGAAGTATCTTAAAAAGGTCTTATTTTAAGTTTTTAGTATTTTAACACTAAAAAAGCACCTATTTAGGTGCTTTTTTTGTTTTTAGTGTGTATGTTATGTGTGATATGTGAAATGGGTATGAGATTTATTATTTTCTTTTTAATATGTAGATATGTGATGAATATTCTTTTTTGCGCCAACCATAGTAATTGGAACGAATACCTGATAGGAATCCTTTTAGGAGGGAGGTTTTTCCGGTTTTGTATTTTTCGGAGAGCATACTTACATAAAAGGCATCAAAGAGCATAGGGTGGATGGCAAGGAGTTGGAAGTTTTGTTGGGAGAAAAGTTGCTTGATACTGTATTTAGAGAAATGCCATAGGTGACGTGGTACATCATAGGCTGCCCAATATTCTTTATAATGTTGTGCATCCCAAGAGAGATAGTTGGGTACTGCTATAATTACTATACCATCGGGGGTGAGGAGGTTACTGATGGTTTGTATTTGTGCAGTTACATCGGGGATGTGCTCAAGTACGTGCCACATTGTAATTACATTGTAGGAGTGGGGGAGGAGGTTGGTGGTATCGGGGTGGAGAATGAGTTGTTTTTCTTGGGCTTTGATACGTGCTTTTGTACTTGGCTCGATACCTGTGGCTTGCCAGTGTGCATGGTTTTGGCAAGCAAGTACAAAATCGCCGGTACCTGCTCCTATATCTAAAAGGTTGATGGATTCTTTTTTATATTTTTTAATGAGGTTTATTTTGTGTTGAAGGTTGTATTGTTTTACCCACTGGTAGAGTTTATCGGTGAGGGTTTTGTGACTATCGGTATGTGATATGTAGTTTTCACTTTCGTAGTAAGTGCTAAGGTTTTCGGGTACTGGAGTGGTGTGGTATAGTTGTAATTGTGGATTGTACTCGAGCTTAAAAGTTTCGTGTGATATGCTATAATCTGTTATATTCATAAGGTGATGTGTATTACTTATGTTCCACGTGGAACATTTTATGCTTTTATTTTTTACTTTTTGTATTCTCTTTTCGGAGGAATGCGTAGGGCTTACGGGTTTCTAAATACTTGAGGTTGTGATCATTAGTGTATGCTTCGCGTTCAAAACTGATATTGAGGTAGGCGGTGTATTTGTTTTTGTATTTGAGATAATTCAGTGCAAACTCGGTGAGGTACCACAGATAGAAAAAGATAATGAGTAGTTCGCGTTGTTGTGCCAGGTGTATGCGTTCGTGGTTGATAAAGTACGGGTCGGTAAGGAGGTTTTTGTTATTAGTGAATACAAAAGGGTAGAGGGTAATGCCGCTAAACCCTTTGGGTACTAAATATTTGTTATAGATAAAACATTTCATTGTTTTTGGCTTTTCAGGGGCAAAAATACAAAATTATTATTAAATAGCAAGGGGGTAGCAGTTAGGGGATAGGAGGCAGGGGATAGGAGTTAAAGGGTGGGAGTTAGGGGGTGAGAGGTGGGAGGTGTAATTGATTAATAGATTTCTGTGTGATTTGATAATAGTAATAAGAGATTTGTATTGAGATGGGTGTGAGGTGTGAGAGTGTATGCGGCTTGTATGGTGCTAAATGATGAGAAATAGGAGGTGTGTATTGGGGTGATTGGAAGCTGTTGGGATAGGGAGAAGTGGTATGTATTGGGGTCATTGGAAGGTGCTGAGATAGGGAGAAGTGGTGTGTTTTTGCATAATTGGAAGGTGCTTGGAGAGGAAAAAGTGGTGTGTATTGGGATAATTGGAAGCTGTGAAAAGTATAATTAAGGCTTTGTATTGAGATGGTTGCAAGGGGAAAAAGGAGGGTATGAGGGGTGTGAGTATAGGGGTTTTATTTCTAAATAATATATTGATAATTAGTTATTTATATACTTATTACTTTTTGTATTGCTTGTATAATGTTATGTGGATTTGGTAGTTTGAGAAAAATATTAGAACTTTGCATCGGATTAAATATTGACGTAAAATGTTCCACGTGGAACATTTTCTTCAAATATAAAAAATGTATATTATGAGAAAAGGATTATTTTTAACTTTGTTATGTGTACCTTTATTGGGGGTGGCACAAATGATTAACACCCCAGCAAGCAGACAAGAGAAGAAATTGGTGGGTGAGGTGAAATCGTATACTGAGCGTGTATATGATGTATTTAATGGGAATGTGCAACAGAAGCGGTTATCGACTACTAATGGGTATGATTTTGATGATTCGGGAAAAGTTTTGATGAACTTTATGCAGTATGGTGGGATAGAATTACGCTATGAATATAGCTATAATGACTTGGGTAAAATGCTTGAAGTTAAAACTTTTAGGGGGAGAAATGGAGTGGAATTGTATGAAAAAGGGGTGTATGAATATGATGATAAGGGGAGAATGATGAAGTACTCTGTATTGGTAACTGGGGTGGCTACTCCTGTTCAGACTTATGTTTTTAGCAAATGGGATGCTGCAGGTAATGCTGTGGAGGGTGAATTGACTACAAGTAGGGATAAGGTAAAGGTTTATCAGGAGTTTGATAAAGAGGGTAGGCGCACGCTGCTTAGGATGATTACTGAGGGTAATGAGGCTGCGCAAATGCGGCTTTCATTGCGTTATGACCGTGAGGGTAGGGTAGTGGAACGTACTATGGTAGAGGGGGTTACGACTCCTGATGTGCTTAAATATAAATATGATAAGAAGGGTGTGTGTGTGGGTGTGAATAATCAGAGGTTTGAGCATATTTTTGATAAACAGGGGAATTGGGTGTTGAGAAAAACTTATATTGATAGTAAAATAGTGGGTATTACGGAGAGGGAGATTACTTATTTTAGGTAGGAGTTAAGAGATAAGAGGTGAGGGGTAGGAGTTGGGAGGAGATAGGAATTAGGGGGTAGGAGTTAGAAGGAGGTAGGGGGAGATAGGGGTTAGTGGATAGGAGTTAGAGGGAGGTAGGAGATGGGGAGTAGATGTTTTATTAATAATAAGGACGGCTGTTAAGCGGAAATGCTTAATGGCTGTCTTTTTTTAGGGGTTAGGAGAGAGGAAATAGGGGATAGAAGAGGGGGAATAGGCTGAGAAGATAGGAGTTAGAGGATAGGAGTTAGAGGGTAGGGGATAGGGAATAGTGGTTGAGAAAAATGCGTAGAAAAGGGGAAAAGGGTGAGAATAATGTAAGGATTTTAGGATTTGGTTGCGAATAATGTAAAGAGAAAGATTGGGGGTGAAGGGTCTGATTATCAGGATGGTAATGTCTTTCCTTCGTTTATAGTTCGTTTATAGTTCGTTATAGGTTCGTTTAAAGTAGGTAAAAGATAAGAGATAAGAGGTAAGAGGGTGGGGATGTAATGGGGTGATTATCAGGGGAAAGGAGTTAGGAGATAGGGAATAGGGTGGGGGAGGGGATTTTTGCATTATTCGCAATTTAGGGGGTAGGAGTTAGGGGATAGGGGGTAGGGTTAGGGGAGAGCAGTTAGGGGATAGGGGTTAGATGGGGTGGGAATTAGGGGAGAGGAGGGAGGAAATAGGGGTTAGATTTTGGGTGATAGATGGGGAAGAGTGAATAAAGAGGGTAGTGGTGTTTTGGTTTTTCGGCGTAAAATTTTGATAGATGGGTGTTGGATTATTGAATTTGTTTTGTACTTTTGTGGGCTGAACTATGTAGAATTGAATTTTCGGAGTTTTTGAACTCTTTTAATCTGAAATATAAGAATGAATAAGACTGTTTTTACTGCTTTGCAAGCGAAACTGAAAGTGGGGAATAGGAGGGGGGTGCATTTGAATGCTATCCCTGCTTCGTCGCGTTATAAACTGGATATAGCGCGTTTATCGGCTATTTTTAAGAGTTTGCCGGAGCGTTTTATTTTGGATCTTACTACTCTTAGGAATGTGAAATTTAGTTTCTCGATTCATGATAGGCAGCTTACGGGTAAGGAAACGGCTGAGGAATTGGCTAAGAATGAGGATGCATTGGAGAAACTTGTGGGGAGTATTGAGACTCTTATTTTTCAGAATGAGGTGATTGTATCGGAAAAGGGGGTGAATACATTGGGGTTTGGTTTTCCTATTTTGTTGCGTCGTGATATGAGTGATGGGCAGCTTACGGCTGCGCCTATCTTGATTTGGACGGTAAAGATGAAGCCTACTACGCAGATGAATACGTGGGAGATAAGCCGTAATGAGGATGACCCGATTTATATTAATGAGGTGCTGGTGAACCACTTACAGACGGATTCGGGGATTGTGCTTAAACCTATTCCTGATGAGATGCTGGAGGATGGTAAGATTGATAAGCCTGAACTTTTTGCTTTGTGTAATGATTTGTTGGGGCAACTGAAGGTGAATCAGGATTTGGATTTCTTGCTGAATAACTATGCTGAGATTTTGCCGTTAAAGAGTAAGGCTGAATATGAGAAACTACTGCCTAACAAAGGAGATGCTTTGATAGAGAAGTGTGGTATTCTTTCTCTTTTTGAGGTGCAGAAGCAGAATATTATTAATGATTACGATACGCTGATTAATAGTTTTGAGGCAAAAGAATTTGGTGACAATGATGGATTTAATAGTTTTACATCGGTAGCTACAGACCCTTCGCAACAGTGTATTTTGGAGCAGCTGAAAAGGCAAAGGAAGATCTTGATACAGGGTCCGCCGGGGACGGGGAAGAGCCAGACGCTTACGGCTATTCTTATAAATGCTTTGCAGAATAGGCAAAAGACGCTGGTGGTGTGTGAGAAGCAGACGGCTTTGGAGGTGTTATATAATGCTTTGCAACAGAAGGGCTTGGGCAAGTATTGTACTATGATTAAGGATGCGATAGCTGATAGGCGTTTTATTGTAGAGGCTGTGCGCAATACTATTGATGCTGTTGATTTTAGGAAAGAGGAGGAGGCTTATCCGGAGAAGGTACTTGCTACGCAGATAGAGGCTATGCAGGGGTATAAAGACCAAATTAATGCTATTCATCACAAGATGAATACGCCTTTGGTGGGGGGTAGTACGTGGATGGATGTAGTAGGGGCACTAATGGCATACGAGGGAGAGGCTGAGGAGGTGAATGTATCGGCTTTGAGTTTTAGTTTTGATGAGGAGGAATGGGGGCAGCTGTTGCCTTTGTGGGAGCAAGGGGAACGGTTATGGAATGCTTTTAAGCCGTATTATAAAGGGTTTTTGTTTCGACCAGAAAAATTGGTAGCAGATAACTTATATAATACGCAACAAACTGTGGCAGAAATATTTAAAAGATATAAACAACAGTGGGATGCGATAGAGAAAGCGGTAATGGCTTACCAACAGAGTTATGAGCAGGTGCGCAAGAATGAGTTTGCACAGCAGCTTAATAGCCTTGGTGCGATTATGAATGAGTATGAATTGCTTACGGCTACCCTTAGTCCGGTGGATGATGTGTTCCACGCTGAACGTACTAATAGTTTTTTTTATAGGCTTTCGGCACTTTTTTCGGGTAGTAAGAAGAAGGTTTTGCGTATTAGGAAGCGTTTGGAGGAGCTGAGTACAGAGATAAAGGCTATTAGCTTGCATCGGAATTTTGGATTGATAAATATTACGGCTGACTTATGGGCTAATAAAGCAGAAATAGCGCAATATAGCAGTGTTATAGCACAATCGCAAGCGGATTTCAATAGTAAAGTGTCGGCTGATTTTCAATCACTTGACTTGCTAAATTATATTCCGCCGCAATATACTACTGCTGAACTGACAGCTGTGGTGAGTGCTGTTAAGGCTTTTATTGGGCAGCAGCGTACTGATGGCTGGCTACAGGAACCTTTTGGTGGGCAGAGTTTTGCAGAGCTTTCGGCTTTTGCAACTGAGCTTTTTGCTACTTATGAGGGTTATTTGCAGGAGGGAGGTAAGGGCTTGGAGGCTGCTTATGGGTGGTATGCTTGGCAGTTGAAGTTAAATACTTTTCAGCAACAATGTGTATTGGCATTACAAGGAGTAACGCACTGGGAGGCTTCGTTCCTGACGGCTTACTACAAGCTTTTGCTGCGGCATAATGCTGATGATACGATGAATTTTAGTGTACATCATTATGCTGATTTCCAGAAACTTATTAAGACATTTGCTTCTACCCAACAGTTGTATATTGAGGGATATTGGAATGGAGAGCAGCGCAAAGCGGTAAAGGCTTTTGAAGAGAGAAATAAAGAGCTTACAGTAGCGAACTTGTACAATAAGCGCAAGAGTGAGAAGCATAACCGCTTGCCTTTGCGGCAGATAGCAATGACTGATACTGACCTTTTTACGACCTTTTTCCCGATAGTGCTTACTACTCCTGATGCTTGTTGTAATCTTTTTGAGGGTAAGAACTTTTATTTTGATAATGTTGTATTTGATGAGGCGAGTCAGTTAAAATTGGAGGATAATCTTCCTGCGATGTTGAAAGGTAAAACAATAGTAGTGGCAGGAGATGAGCACCAGATGCCGCCTTCTAATTATTTTAGTAAAGTATTTGAAGGAAATGTAGATGATGAGGATGAAGAACTTGCTGAAGATGAAGTGATAAGCTATAAAGATGCAATGCTGAATATAGAGTCATTATTGGATTATGCTCTTGAATATCAGTTTAGTAAGAACCATTTAGATTTTCATTACCGCTCACGACATCCTTACCTTATAGACTTTTCTAATCATGCATTTTATAATTCGCGCTTGCGCCCATTGCCTACTACCCAACAGTATACGCCTATAGAGTTCAGGCAAATAGATGGTGTATTTGAAGAACATATAAACAAAGAAGAAGCTGATGAGGTACTAAAGGTATTGGAAGGTATTGAGATGCGTGCTGATGGTAGTTACCCATCGGTAGGTATAGCTACTTTTAACATTACCCAACGCAATTACATACGCAAACAGTTATTGCTGAAACAGAATAGTGATATGGCATTTGGTGAGAAGCTGGCTGCGCTGGAAAGTGCGGGGCTTTTTATCAAGAATTTGGAGAATATACAGGGTGATGAGCGTGATATTATTATCCTTTCGGTTACTTATGGCAAGAAGAAAAGCGGCAAGTTCGTACAGAGTTTTGGTCCGCTGAATCATACTAAGGGTTATAAACTACTAAATGTGATTATTACGCGTGCTAAGGAGAAAATATATGTGTGTAATTCTATTCCTGTGGAGGTATTCGAGGCTTATAAGGAAGCGTTGGCAGCTGAGGGAGCTAATAACCGCAGGGCAGTGTTATATGCTTATTTGTCATACTGCCGTGCAGTAAGTAGAGGTAATGATGCTGCAAGATTGGAAATTTTAGCAGAATTAGACCGATATGGGCACAAACAGAATGAAGGTGGTACTTCGCATCATAACTTATTTAAAGAGCAGCTTTTTGCCCAGTTAAAAGCACAACACCCTGATAAGGATATTTTCCTTGATTATCATTTTGGTGGATATACTATTGATATACTACTAAAACCCAGTACAGGTACGCCTATTGCTATTGAATGCTTGAGCAAGCCTTTGTACAAGGGTGATTTGGCTTATTTGGAAGATTTGCATAAAGAGAAGATACTTAGGAGTGCTGGTTTTGATTATCAGCGTAAATTTGCTAATTGGCAGATTAGAGGGTAGGAACTAAGTTTCACTATACAACAAAGTTATTTTTCCTAAAACTGATTATAGCTAAATAAAAAAGGCTGCTAAGTACAAAACTTAGCAGCCTTTTTTATTGTATATTGTTATTCTTACAACTCCATTATAACCCTATTTAGGGCAGCAATAGTCTTATCCAAATCAGCATAAGTCAAAGCATCATTTAAGAAATAGCTTTCAAAAGCACTAGGAGGCAAGTAAACCCCCTCACGTAGCATTCCATGAAAATACTTCCTAAAGCGCACTACATCACTCTTAGCCGATGAAGCAAAGTCCGTAACAGGTGCTTCTGTAAAGAAGAGCGTAAACATCGAGCCAAAACTATTTATCTGGTAAGGAATACCCGCACGTTTTAACACCTTGTCAAACCCTTCATGCAAGTAAGCTGTCTTTTGTGCCAAACTATCAAATACCTCTGGCTGCTCATTCAGGGCAGTAAGCATAGCCAATCCCGCACTCATTGCCAAAGGATTACCACTAAGGGTACCTGCTTGGTACACAGGCCCTTCAGGAGCAAGATAGCTCATCACCTCTTTACTACCCGCAAAAGCCCCTACCGGTAGCCCACCACCTATTACCTTCCCAAAGGTAACAATATCAGCCTTAATGCCAAACACCTCTTGCGCACCTCCCTTAGCCAAACGGAAACCAGTCATTACCTCATCAAATATCAGCAAAGCCCCATTGGCAGTACACAGCTCTCGCAAGCCTTCCAAGAAGCCTTCCGCAGGAGGCACACAGCCCATATTACCGGCCACAGGTTCTATAATCACACCCGCTATTTGGTTAGGGTTAGCTTCAAACAGTCTCTTTACCGATGCCAAATCATTATAATTCGCCAAAAGCGTATCTTTAGCTGTACCCTGTGTCACTCCAGGGCTATTAGGACTTCCAAAAGTAGCTCCTCCACTCCCTGCTTCAATAAGAAAAGCATCCGAGTGTCCGTGGTAGCAACCCGAAAATTTAATTATCTTTTCCCTACCAGTATACCCTCTAGCCAATCGCACTGCACTCATACAAGCCTCAGTACCACTGTTCACAAAGCGTATCTTATCTATATTAGGTACCATCGATACTGCCAATTCAGCTATCTGCACCTCCACCTCAGTAGGAATACCAAATGAAGTTCCTTTCTGCGCACGCTCCGTTACAGCATCTATTACAGGAGCGTATGCGTGCCCTAAAATAAGCGGACCCCAAGAGGCTATATAGTCAATATATTTACGATTATCCTCATCAGTAAGATAAGCCCCTTTAGCTTCTTTTATGAAAATAGGATGCCCACCTACGGCATTAAAAGCACGTACGGGCGAATTCACTCCTCCTGGGAGTACTTGTTGCGCTGCAGCAAATAGCTCGCTACTTCTTTTGTAAATCATAGTAGTTCCTCCTCTTATCTGTTATTTTAGTTGAATGTCAAATTGGGTCAAATCCTTAAACTGTTGCAAGCGGCGGTAAAGTTCCTCTTTATTAAGATTTAACAAGCGCTCTGCACCAAATTTCTCTATGCAAAATGAAGCTATGTTTGATCCGTGAACAATAGCATTCTTAAGATTTTCAAATGAATAATCTGCCGTTTTAGCAAGATATCCTACCATACCCCCCGCAAAGGCATCTCCCGCTCCTGTAGGGTCAAACACCTCAGCAAGAGGCAATGCAGGCGCATAAAATACCTTATCCTTATGAAACAACAGCGCTCCGTGTTCTCCTTTCTTAATCACTACATACTTCACCCCCATCCCTATGATACGTTGGGCTGCCTTTACCAGTGAGTATTCACCCGTAAGCTGCCGCGCTTCTTCATCATTGATAGTCAGTACATCTACCTTAGCTATCATTTCCTGAAGCAGCTCCCACGTATGGTTCATCCAGTAATTCATAGTATCCATCACCACCAGCTTAGGCCTACTGCTCATTTGTTGTAGCACATCCATTTGCAAGTTAGGGTGAAGGTTGCCCAATAGTAACACCTCAGCATCGCGAAAATCCTCTGGCACTACAGGGTTAAAGTTAGTAATCACATTCAGTTGTGTATCAAGCGTATCCCGCTGGTTCATATCATTATGATATTTCCCACTCCAAAAAAGGGTTTTACCCCCCTCCACCACCTCAATACCCTCAGTGCGGATACCTCGTTGGCTCAATAAGTTTAGGTAAGATTTAGGATAATCACTCCCTACAATTGAAAGCACAGCTTGAGGTACCTCAAACTGCGAAGCAGCAAGGGCTATATAATTAGCCGAGCCGCCCATAATAACATCCGTCTTCCCAAAGGGGGTTTCTATTTGGTCGAAGGCAATGCTTCCCAATATTAATAACTTGCTCATCTTTTGTCTTTAGGGCTGAAGTTTCAGGTTTCAGGCTGCAAAAGTACAAAATAATTTCCAAATCACAAGCCTATCATTCGTCTTTACTCTTTCTCCCCTTCCCTGCCGCTCTCCTTACCCACCCCTCACCCATCTATCCTCCCCTCCCCATCTATCCCCTATCTCCTAACTCCTACCCCCTAAATTACGAATAATGCAAAAATCCCCATCCCCTCCCTATTCCCTATCTCCTAACTCCTTTCCACTAATAATCAACCCATTACATCCCCACCCTCTTACCTCTTATCTCTTATCTTTTACCTACTTTAAACGAACCTATAACGAAGGATAAACGAACTATAAACGAAGGATAAACATTACCACCCTGATAATCAGACCCTTCACCCCCAACCCCTCCCTTTGCATTATCCGCAACCAAATCCCCCAAACCCTACATTATTCTCACCCTTTTCCTATTTTCTCCTCATTTTTCTCAACCACTATTCCCTATCCCCTATCCTCTAACTCCTAACTTCTCCTGCCCCCTAACTCCCAAAAAAAGGACAGCCGTCAAGCATCTCCACTTAACAGCTGTCCTTATTATCAATAAAACATCTACCCTCTATCTCCTAACTCCTACCCCCTAACTCCTAACTCCTATCCCCTAACTCCTAACTCCTATCCCCTAATCTCTATGCACCTGCACTTGTGGGAAAGGAATCTCAATACCCGCAGCATCAAACCCCTTCTTAATAGCCTCCAAACTCCTAAAATAACACTCCCCACGATCACTATTAAGACACCAATAGCGCAATGAAATATTCACCGAACTATCCGCCAGCTCCTCCACATACACCACAGGAGCAGGCTCCGCCAGTGCCTTAGGCTCATTCCTTGCCACCTCCAGCAGTATATCACGTGCCTTCTCAATGCTCGAGTTGTATCCTATACCCACAAGCAAATGCACACGCCGCTTCTCCTCTCGGCTATAGTTAATAATACTATTACTGAAAAGTTGCGTATTCGGGATAATAGCCTCCTCATTATCAGGCTTGTTCAGCACAGTAGCAAATAAGCCAATGTTCTTCACCGTTCCCTTTTGCCCATTACCCTCAATAGTATCACCTACCTTAAAAGGCTTAAACACCAGTATCATTATACCACTCGCAAAGTTTGATAACGATCCCTGTAACGCCAAGCCCACCGCCACAAAGGCACTGGTAAGTATAGCAATAAACTGCGTCGCAGGCAAGCCTATTATTTGCACTATCATCAAGAACAGCGCAATGTAAAGCACCCAGCGCACCACTTGCAGTAAGAAGTTACGCATCGCAAGGTCTACCTCACGGCGCTCCATAATGCGCTTCAAGAATCTGATAATAAACCGAATAATATACTTCCCTGCAAAATACAGCGCTATAGCCCCCACAAGGGTAGGTATAAAATTCAGCAATCCTGTTACCCAATCGTTAAACAGCTTTTCAATGTTTGGTTTACTTATTTCGTTCATTATAATTTGTTTTTTTAAAGCCGCAAAAGTACAAATAATTAGCCAATTAAGCAGCGTATTTCCCTTTTTTCCATATTTCTATTGAGTTGATAATATTCTGCCAAAGTATATAAC encodes:
- the hemL gene encoding glutamate-1-semialdehyde 2,1-aminomutase, coding for MIYKRSSELFAAAQQVLPGGVNSPVRAFNAVGGHPIFIKEAKGAYLTDEDNRKYIDYIASWGPLILGHAYAPVIDAVTERAQKGTSFGIPTEVEVQIAELAVSMVPNIDKIRFVNSGTEACMSAVRLARGYTGREKIIKFSGCYHGHSDAFLIEAGSGGATFGSPNSPGVTQGTAKDTLLANYNDLASVKRLFEANPNQIAGVIIEPVAGNMGCVPPAEGFLEGLRELCTANGALLIFDEVMTGFRLAKGGAQEVFGIKADIVTFGKVIGGGLPVGAFAGSKEVMSYLAPEGPVYQAGTLSGNPLAMSAGLAMLTALNEQPEVFDSLAQKTAYLHEGFDKVLKRAGIPYQINSFGSMFTLFFTEAPVTDFASSAKSDVVRFRKYFHGMLREGVYLPPSAFESYFLNDALTYADLDKTIAALNRVIMEL
- a CDS encoding mechanosensitive ion channel family protein, producing MNEISKPNIEKLFNDWVTGLLNFIPTLVGAIALYFAGKYIIRFIIRFLKRIMERREVDLAMRNFLLQVVRWVLYIALFLMIVQIIGLPATQFIAILTSAFVAVGLALQGSLSNFASGIMILVFKPFKVGDTIEGNGQKGTVKNIGLFATVLNKPDNEEAIIPNTQLFSNSIINYSREEKRRVHLLVGIGYNSSIEKARDILLEVARNEPKALAEPAPVVYVEELADSSVNISLRYWCLNSDRGECYFRSLEAIKKGFDAAGIEIPFPQVQVHRD
- a CDS encoding PfkB family carbohydrate kinase yields the protein MSKLLILGSIAFDQIETPFGKTDVIMGGSANYIALAASQFEVPQAVLSIVGSDYPKSYLNLLSQRGIRTEGIEVVEGGKTLFWSGKYHNDMNQRDTLDTQLNVITNFNPVVPEDFRDAEVLLLGNLHPNLQMDVLQQMSSRPKLVVMDTMNYWMNHTWELLQEMIAKVDVLTINDEEARQLTGEYSLVKAAQRIIGMGVKYVVIKKGEHGALLFHKDKVFYAPALPLAEVFDPTGAGDAFAGGMVGYLAKTADYSFENLKNAIVHGSNIASFCIEKFGAERLLNLNKEELYRRLQQFKDLTQFDIQLK